Proteins from a single region of Miscanthus floridulus cultivar M001 unplaced genomic scaffold, ASM1932011v1 os_1771_2, whole genome shotgun sequence:
- the LOC136534301 gene encoding disease resistance protein RPM1-like has protein sequence MAEPILASLIHGIASLLTHRVADQGRRLLTTGQDVCWLRDELHSMQLFLHEVETCSGDGSATTEAWVHQMRDIMLDSEDVFDVFDANQVRACSILGNLRAWSKVEAQIRRIKKQLSDISRRRSEYPNLTNKPADSSDNIIGLLASSPLVHDKDTVGLDRDLDALLQHILGEESEMSVMSLVGMGGVGKTTLAKKVYNHPDVKRHFDRSSWVYVSNKMELRGVLREMARGLVRIPSAEANSLSEGQLQELLLSGLRGMRFLLVLDDVWEKGLWDVIKLVLPKNGRSRVLVTTRNVVVAESVIDARSDVHRLQPMTFEDSYNLFCRKAFLTDGVCPDDMTETAKDIARKCVGLPLAIVAAGSMMSRKKKTDTEWTCVLESIQKDLSNGEMGVHQALFLSYKDLPHPLKPCFLLLSVIPYDSEISRKKLVRLWIAEGFVKKKNDETLETTAEKYLMELINRSMIEASVVSSSGRVKACRIHDLLHDLAVSLSENGNFSVICHDKGASTSARRISLQTSHVQFHKEHTKKMRSVFMFSGSAPVVLKSNIVAKRFKLVRILDLENANVLKLPKEIGGLLHLRYLGLRGTKLKKLPRTLQKLYHLQTLDIRKTWISIIAFQIKCLRNLRNLEMKQDGKSIKVLTGLSQLGELQVLTGLQASATVVHEIAGLTKLQKLAVEDLNNEDAEKLCSSVNNMKELSYLSIFSGDGIRPLDIATLKPSSSLQKLHIAGPLQKLPDWFTQLDKLTKLRLSFSKLEEDPLSVLAQLPNLLFLQLNKAYQGKAMRCCCPGFPNLKIFIITELEELEEWDVDEGAMPCVLEVWIMSCENLATVPTGLQSLATLQRLRLVGMPSSFTDRLGELSEDFVRVKHIPSIQIIQQYG, from the coding sequence ATGGCGGAACCCATCCTTGCTTCCTTGATCCATGGCATAGCATCCCTGCTTACGCATAGAGTAGCCGACCAAGGCCGTCGCCTCCTGACCACAGGCCAGGATGTCTGCTGGCTACGTGACGAGCTCCACAGCATGCAGCTTTTCCTGCACGAAGTGGAGACGTGCAGCGGCGATGGCAGCGCGACCACAGAAGCatgggtccaccagatgaggGACATCATGCTTGATTCGGAGGACGTCTTCGATGTCTTCGATGCTAATCAGGTGCGTGCTTGCAGCATCCTCGGTAACTTGAGAGCATGGAGCAAAGTGGAGGCTCAGATCAGGCGCATCAAGAAGCAGCTGAGCGACATTTCTCGGCGTCGGTCTGAGTACCCAAACCTAACCAACAAACCAGCAGACTCCAGTGATAACATCATTGGTCTCTTAGCCTCGTCTCCCCTAGTTCATGACAAAGATACTGTAGGCCTGGATAGAGACCTAGACGCGTTGCTTCAGCATATTTTGGGTGAGGAATCAGAGATGAGCGTCATGTCCTTGGTTGGCATGGGTGGTGTTGGGAAGACCACGCTTGCCAAGAAGGTGTACAACCACCCAGATGTGAAGAGGCACTTCGATCGCAGTTCATGGGTCTATGTTTCAAATAAGATGGAGCTGCGAGGTGTCCTTCGTGAGATGGCCAGGGGGCTGGTGAGGATCCCCTCTGCCGAGGCAAACTCTCTCAGTGAGGGTCAACTCCAAGAACTGCTCTTGAGTGGCCTCAGAGGTATGCGGTTTTTGCTTGTGCTTGATGATGTCTGGGAGAAAGGGCTCTGGGATGTGATCAAGCTGGTATTGCCTAAGAATGGCAGGAGCCGGGTCCTTGTGACAACGCGTAACGTTGTCGTGGCTGAGTCAGTTATTGATGCGAGAAGTGATGTCCATCGACTTCAGCCAATGACATTTGAAGATTCCTACAATTTGTTTTGTAGAAAGGCATTCTTGACAGATGGGGTATGCCCTGATGACATGACAGAGACCGCTAAGGACATTGCGAGGAAGTGTGTTGGTTTGCCCCTTGCTATAGTTGCTGCAGGGagcatgatgtcaaggaagaaaaaAACAGACACCGAATGGACTTGTGTCTTGGAGAGTATTCAGAAGGACTTAAGCAACGGTGAAATGGGAGTCCACCAAGCACTCTTTTTAAGCTACAAAGATCTTCCACACCCTTTGAAGCCATGTTTTCTGCTGCTTTCTGTCATTCCATACGACTCAGAGATCTCACGAAAGAAACTAGTTCGACTATGGATTGCTGAAgggtttgtgaaaaagaaaaatgatgaGACACTTGAAACAACTGCAGAGAAGTACCTCATGGAGCTCATTAACAGAAGCATGATAGAAGCGTCGGTCGTTAGCAGCAGCGGGAGAGTAAAAGCATGCAGAATTCATGATCTTCTTCACGATCTTGCCGTCTCGCTGTCTGAAAATGGAAACTTTTCTGTCATTTGTCATGATAAAGGTGCAAGCACTAGTGCTCGGCGCATCTCATTACAGACATCTCATGTGCAATTCCACAAAGAACACACAAAAAAGATGCGATCTGTTTTCATGTTCAGTGGTAGTGCACCTGTTGTATTGAAAAGCAACATTGTTGCAAAGAGATTTAAACTGGTAAGAATTTTGGATTTGGAAAATGCCAATGTGCTAAAACTTCCAAAAGAGATAGGAGGACTACTACACTTGAGGTATCTTGGGCTAAGAGGAACAAAATTGAAGAAGCTCCCAAGAACACTGCAGAAACTCTATCACTTGCAAACTCTTGATATCAGGAAGACTTGGATAAGCATAATTGCATTTCAAATCAAGTGTTTGAGGAATTTAAGAAACCTAGAGATGAAGCAAGATGGCAAAAGCATCAAGGTCCTGACAGGACTTTCCCAGCTTGGTGAACTCCAAGTATTAACTGGTTTGCAAGCAAGTGCAACTGTTGTTCATGAGATTGCAGGCCTTACTAAGCTTCAAAAGCTTGCTGTAGAGGATTTAAACAATGAAGATGCAGAAAAACTGTGTTCTTCAGTAAACAATATGAAAGAACTATCATACCTATCCATCTTCTCCGGTGATGGCATCAGACCTCTTGACATTGCAACATTGAAGCCTTCATCAAGTCTACAGAAGCTGCACATAGCTGGACCATTACAGAAATTGCCAGATTGGTTCACTCAGTTAGATAAGCTTACAAAGCTACGCTTGAGCTTCTCAAAACTGGAAGAAGATCCACTTTCAGTTCTCGCTCAATTACCAAATCTGCTATTCCTCCAGCTGAACAAAGCATACCAGGGAAAAGCGATGAGATGCTGCTGTCCAGGCTTTCCAAACCTGAAAATATTTATCATAACTGAACTTGAGGAGCTGGAGGAATGGGATGTCGATGAAGGAGCCATGCCCTGTGTCCTGGAAGTGTGGATCATGTCATGTGAAAATCTAGCGACAGTTCCTACTGGGTTGCAGTCTCTTGCTACATTGCAGAGACTGAGATTGGTGGGCATGCCAAGCTCGTTTACTGATAGATTGGGAGAACTTAGTGAAGATTTTGTTAGGGTCAAACACATCCCATCTATCCAGATCATTCAACAATATGGGTAA